From Oryzias melastigma strain HK-1 linkage group LG15, ASM292280v2, whole genome shotgun sequence, one genomic window encodes:
- the vdac2 gene encoding voltage-dependent anion-selective channel protein 2 has translation MAVPPAYADLGKSAKDIFDKGYGFGVVKLDVKTKSASGVEFKTSGSSNTDTSKVSGTLETKYKRAEYGLTFTEKWNTDNTLGTEITIEDQIAKGLKLTFDTTFSPNTGKKSGKVKAAYKREYVNLGCDVDFDFAGPTIHGNGVVGYEGWLAGYQMSFDTAKSKMIRNNFAIGYKTGDFQLHTNVNDGSEFGGSIYQKVSDKLETAVSLAWTAGSNSTRFGIGAKYQLDKDASISAKVNNNSLVGVGYTQTLRPGVKLTLAGLVDGKNINAGGHKLGLGLELEA, from the exons ATGGCCGTGCCCCCTGCATATGCTGATCTGGGCAAGTCTGCCAAGGACATCTTCGACAAAGGCTATG GATTTGGTGTGGTGAAGCTTGACGTGAAGACAAAGTCAGCTAGTGGAGTg GAATTCAAAACATCTGGCTCCTCCAACACTGATACCAGCAAGGTTTCTGGTACCCTGGAAACCAAATACAAGAGAGCCGAATATGGTCTGACCTTCACCGAGAAGTGGAACACTGACAACACATTGGGAACCGAAATCACAATTGAAGATCAG ATTGCAAAGGGACTGAAGTTGACTTTTGACACAACCTTCTCACCAAACACCGG CAAGAAAAGTGGGAAGGTGAAGGCTGCCTACAAGCGCGAGTACGTCAACCTGGGCTGCGACGTCGACTTCGACTTTGCCGGTCCTACGATCCACGGAAATGGCGTTGTCGGCTACGAGGGTTGGCTCGCCGGTTACCAGATGAGCTTCGACACGGCCAAATCCAAAATGATCCGAAACAACTTTGCTATCGGCTACAAGACCGGAGACTTCCAGCTGCATACAAACGT caatgATGGATCTGAGTTTGGTGGCTCAATTTACCAGAAGGTGAGCGACAAGCTAGAAACGGCGGTGAGTCTGGCATGGACCGCCGGCAGCAACAGCACCCGCTTCGGCATCGGAGCCAAATACCAGCTGGACAAAGACGCTTCCATCAGT gcTAAAGTGAACAACAACAGCCTTGTTGGTGTTGGTTACACTCAAACTCTCAGACCAG GTGTCAAACTCACCCTGGCCGGCCTGGTCGACGGGAAGAACATCAACGCAGGAGGCCACAAACTGGGTCTGGGCTTGGAATTGGAAGCCTAA